The proteins below are encoded in one region of Citrobacter enshiensis:
- the csgC gene encoding curli assembly chaperone CsgC yields MHTLLLLAALTNQITFNTTQQGEMYTIIPQVTLTQPCMCQVQIVSLREGVSGQSRTQQRKTLSLPANQPIDLTTLSLNISAGDSVKIVVTVSDGQTLHLSQEWPSSATSS; encoded by the coding sequence ATGCACACGTTATTACTCCTTGCAGCGCTTACCAATCAAATTACCTTCAACACCACCCAGCAGGGCGAAATGTACACCATCATCCCTCAGGTTACGCTGACGCAGCCCTGTATGTGCCAGGTACAAATTGTCTCTTTGCGAGAGGGGGTTTCGGGGCAAAGCCGCACACAGCAGAGAAAGACGCTTTCTTTACCCGCTAATCAACCGATTGATTTAACAACACTGAGTTTAAATATTTCAGCCGGGGACTCCGTTAAAATAGTGGTCACTGTTTCTGACGGACAGACACTGCATTTATCACAAGAATGGCCGTCCTCTGCGACATCGTCATAA
- the ghrA gene encoding glyoxylate/hydroxypyruvate reductase GhrA encodes MEIIFYHPTFDTPWWLNALAKAIPGANVREWKVGDNAHADYALVWHPPVEMLAGRKLKAVFALGAGVDSILSKLKAHPEMLEPSIPLFRLEDTGMGLQMQEYAVSQVLHWFRRFDDYQAQKNEPVWRPLPEYSREEFSIGIMGAGVLGAKVAESLQAWGFPLRCWSRSRKSWPGVESFAGEEELAAFLSQTRVLINLLPNTAETVGIIHAGLLAQLQDGAYVLNLARGVHVNEDDLLAALESGKLKGVMLDVFSREPLPKESPLWKHPRVAMTPHIAAVTRPAEAVEYISHTILQLENGKPATGQVDRQRGY; translated from the coding sequence ATGGAGATAATTTTCTATCACCCGACGTTCGACACGCCATGGTGGCTGAACGCGCTTGCAAAAGCGATTCCCGGGGCTAACGTTCGCGAATGGAAAGTGGGTGATAACGCCCATGCGGATTATGCGCTTGTATGGCATCCTCCGGTGGAAATGCTGGCAGGCCGGAAGTTAAAAGCCGTCTTCGCGCTGGGGGCTGGGGTCGATTCCATTCTCAGTAAGCTGAAAGCGCATCCAGAAATGCTGGAGCCGTCGATTCCGTTGTTCCGCCTGGAAGATACGGGAATGGGGTTGCAGATGCAGGAATACGCCGTGAGCCAGGTATTGCATTGGTTCCGTCGTTTTGATGACTATCAGGCACAGAAGAATGAACCTGTGTGGAGACCGCTGCCGGAATATTCTCGTGAGGAATTTTCTATCGGCATCATGGGGGCGGGGGTGTTGGGCGCGAAAGTCGCCGAAAGCTTACAGGCGTGGGGATTCCCGCTTCGTTGCTGGAGTCGTAGCCGCAAGTCCTGGCCTGGTGTCGAAAGTTTTGCCGGTGAAGAGGAACTCGCTGCATTTTTGAGCCAAACTCGGGTTCTGATTAATCTGCTGCCAAATACCGCGGAGACGGTGGGGATCATTCATGCCGGACTGCTGGCGCAGTTGCAGGATGGGGCGTACGTGCTTAACCTGGCACGCGGCGTTCATGTCAATGAAGACGATCTGCTGGCGGCGCTGGAGAGTGGAAAACTTAAGGGCGTAATGCTTGATGTCTTCAGCCGTGAACCATTGCCAAAAGAGAGCCCGCTCTGGAAACATCCTCGCGTGGCGATGACACCACATATCGCGGCGGTGACGCGACCCGCCGAAGCGGTGGAATATATTTCCCACACCATTTTGCAACTGGAAAACGGTAAACCCGCTACAGGGCAAGTGGATCGCCAGCGAGGCTACTGA
- the csgB gene encoding curli minor subunit CsgB — translation MKNKLLFMMLTILGAPGIASATSYDMATSEYNFAVNELSKSSFNQAAIIGQVGTNNSANVRQDGSKLLSVVSQDGGNNRAKVDQSGAYNLAYIDQKGNSNDASISQGSYGNTAMIIQKGSGNKANITQYGTQKTAVVVQRQSQMAIRVTQR, via the coding sequence ATGAAAAACAAATTGTTATTTATGATGTTAACAATACTGGGTGCGCCTGGGATTGCATCCGCGACAAGTTATGATATGGCAACGTCAGAATATAACTTTGCGGTAAATGAATTAAGCAAGTCTTCATTTAATCAGGCAGCCATTATTGGTCAAGTCGGCACGAATAATAGTGCAAATGTTCGCCAGGATGGCTCAAAACTGTTGTCCGTCGTTTCACAAGATGGTGGAAATAACCGGGCGAAGGTTGACCAATCAGGAGCTTATAACCTTGCGTACATTGATCAGAAGGGTAACTCTAATGATGCAAGTATTTCGCAAGGTTCATATGGTAATACTGCGATGATTATCCAGAAAGGCTCTGGAAATAAAGCAAATATTACTCAGTATGGTACGCAAAAAACAGCAGTTGTGGTGCAGAGACAGTCGCAAATGGCTATTCGCGTTACTCAACGTTAA
- a CDS encoding phosphatase encodes MYPVDLHMHTVASTHAYSTLSDYIAEAKRKGIKLFAITDHGPDMADAPHHWHFINMRIWPRLVDGVGILRGIEANIKNIEGEIDCTGPMLTSLDLIIAGFHEPVFAPHDKDTNTQAMIATMASGHVHIISHPGNPKYPVDITAIAQAAAKYQVALEINNSSFLHSRKGSEENCRAVAAAVRDAGGWVALGSDSHTAFTLGDFAECRKILDEVNFPEERILNVSPKRLLTFLESRGMEPIPEFAEL; translated from the coding sequence ATGTATCCCGTTGACCTGCATATGCACACCGTCGCCAGCACCCACGCCTACAGCACACTGAGCGACTATATCGCGGAAGCCAAACGCAAAGGTATCAAGCTGTTTGCTATTACGGATCATGGGCCGGATATGGCTGATGCGCCACATCACTGGCATTTTATTAATATGCGTATCTGGCCGCGTTTGGTTGATGGGGTAGGTATTCTGCGGGGCATTGAAGCCAACATTAAAAATATTGAGGGTGAAATTGACTGCACTGGCCCCATGCTCACGTCTCTGGATTTGATCATCGCCGGGTTCCATGAGCCGGTTTTTGCACCGCACGATAAAGACACCAACACCCAGGCGATGATTGCCACCATGGCCAGTGGTCATGTGCACATTATTAGCCACCCGGGGAACCCCAAATATCCTGTTGATATTACGGCGATCGCTCAGGCTGCCGCTAAATATCAGGTCGCGTTGGAAATCAACAACTCCTCCTTCTTGCATTCGCGCAAAGGCAGTGAAGAGAATTGCCGCGCCGTGGCTGCGGCAGTGCGTGATGCCGGGGGCTGGGTGGCATTAGGATCAGACTCCCATACAGCGTTCACGTTAGGGGATTTTGCTGAGTGCCGGAAAATTCTCGACGAAGTGAACTTCCCGGAAGAGCGGATCCTCAACGTTTCGCCAAAACGGTTGCTGACATTCCTGGAATCGCGCGGCATGGAGCCTATCCCGGAATTTGCTGAACTTTAA
- the csgF gene encoding curli production assembly/transport protein CsgF, with protein MRVKHAVVILMIISPLSWAGNMTFQFRNPNFGGNPNNGAFLLNSAQAQNSYKDPDFDDDFGIETPSALDNFTQAIQSQILGGLLTNINTGKPGRMVTSDFIIDISNTDGQLKLNVTDRKTGKVSTIEVSGLQTNSTDF; from the coding sequence ATGCGTGTTAAACATGCAGTAGTTATACTCATGATTATTTCGCCACTCAGTTGGGCTGGCAATATGACATTCCAGTTCCGAAATCCTAACTTTGGCGGAAACCCCAATAATGGGGCATTTCTATTAAACAGCGCCCAGGCGCAGAACTCCTATAAAGATCCTGATTTCGATGACGACTTTGGGATTGAAACACCATCTGCGTTAGATAACTTCACCCAGGCAATTCAGTCGCAAATACTGGGGGGATTACTCACCAATATTAATACCGGGAAACCCGGCAGGATGGTGACCAGTGATTTCATTATTGATATATCCAATACGGATGGTCAACTGAAGTTGAATGTCACAGACAGAAAAACAGGTAAAGTCTCCACCATTGAGGTGTCAGGTTTACAAACAAATTCAACCGATTTTTAA
- a CDS encoding type 1 fimbrial protein — protein sequence MFTRWPRHFLTTSMTALILFSAPTMAEQKVQGGIIHFRGEIVESPCDVSSSQQQVSMSCAHNGAMKTNQFTLQQVSTAPQQIQQVANVKMQYLNAQKNMAILSIEYK from the coding sequence ATGTTTACACGCTGGCCCAGGCATTTTCTGACGACGAGCATGACTGCTCTTATTCTTTTCTCTGCCCCGACAATGGCTGAGCAGAAAGTACAAGGTGGCATTATTCATTTTCGTGGCGAAATCGTTGAATCTCCTTGTGACGTTTCCTCCAGCCAGCAGCAGGTTTCTATGTCTTGTGCGCATAATGGCGCGATGAAAACCAACCAGTTTACCCTCCAGCAGGTTTCGACAGCGCCTCAACAGATTCAGCAGGTTGCCAACGTGAAAATGCAATATCTTAATGCGCAAAAAAACATGGCGATTTTGAGTATTGAGTACAAATAG
- a CDS encoding molecular chaperone, translated as MNEFSILCRVLGSLYYRQPQDPLLVPLFTLIREGKLSASWPLEQDDLLARLQKSCDMAQLAADYNALFVGNECAVPPYRSAWVEGAAESEVRAFLSARGMPLADTPADHLGTLLLAASWLEDQSAEDESEALETLFVEYLLPWCGTFLGKVESHATTPFWRTMAPLTRDAISAMWDELQEDAEE; from the coding sequence ATGAACGAGTTTTCTATCCTGTGTCGCGTGCTGGGATCGCTTTATTACCGCCAACCACAGGACCCTTTACTGGTTCCGCTGTTTACGCTGATTCGTGAGGGTAAATTGTCAGCCAGTTGGCCGCTGGAACAAGATGATTTGTTGGCCCGGTTGCAGAAAAGCTGTGATATGGCGCAGTTGGCGGCAGATTATAATGCCTTGTTCGTCGGTAATGAGTGTGCGGTGCCGCCTTATCGTAGCGCATGGGTTGAAGGCGCTGCCGAGTCTGAGGTCCGGGCATTCCTTTCTGCTCGCGGTATGCCTCTGGCGGATACGCCGGCCGATCATCTTGGTACTTTGCTGTTAGCCGCATCATGGCTGGAAGATCAGTCAGCTGAAGATGAAAGTGAAGCGCTGGAAACCTTGTTTGTTGAATATCTGCTCCCCTGGTGCGGAACATTTCTGGGCAAAGTAGAATCTCATGCGACGACGCCGTTCTGGCGTACGATGGCGCCCTTGACGCGTGACGCGATTAGCGCAATGTGGGACGAGTTGCAGGAAGACGCTGAAGAGTAA
- the csgE gene encoding curli production assembly/transport protein CsgE, whose amino-acid sequence MKRYLTWIVAAELLFASGNLHAVEVEVPGLLTDHTVSSIGHDFYRAFSDKWESEYTGNLTINERPSARWGSWITITVNQDVIFQTFLFPTKRDFERTVVFALSATEDALNRRQIDQTLLGTGDLAHDEF is encoded by the coding sequence ATGAAACGCTATCTGACCTGGATTGTAGCGGCTGAATTACTCTTTGCCTCCGGGAATCTACACGCCGTTGAAGTCGAGGTTCCCGGATTGTTAACTGACCACACGGTTTCGTCTATTGGGCATGATTTTTATCGTGCCTTTAGCGACAAGTGGGAAAGTGAATACACAGGTAACTTAACCATAAATGAAAGACCCAGTGCGCGTTGGGGAAGTTGGATCACCATAACGGTAAACCAGGACGTTATCTTCCAGACATTTTTATTCCCGACGAAACGAGACTTTGAGCGAACGGTTGTCTTCGCACTATCTGCAACTGAGGATGCATTAAATCGCCGGCAAATAGACCAAACGCTATTAGGCACCGGTGATTTAGCGCATGATGAATTCTAA
- a CDS encoding phospholipase D family protein, with the protein MTRLERAVAPLCSSHPGECGILALGDGMDAFAARYRLTEMAERTLDVQYYIWENDMSGRLLFSVLMAAANRGVHVRLLLDDNNTPGLDDTLQLLDNHPNIEVRLFNPFSFRTLRVLGYLTDFARLNRRMHNKSYTADGVITLVGGRNIGDAYFGAGEEPLFSDLDVMAVGPVVKEVADDFERYWHCGSVSTLQDVLELPEREHLHHLDFPESWYNDEMTRRYLNKLETSQFMSHLDGGSLPLIWAKTRLLSDDPSKGEGKAQRHSLLPQRLFDVMGSPSKRIDIISAYFVPTRAGVIQLLQLVRKGVRIAILTNSLAANDVAVVHAGYARWRKKLLRYGIELYELKPTNTRDAVLHDRGLTGNSGSSLHAKTFSIDGNKVFIGSLNFDPRSTLLNTEMGFVIESETLASLIHERFIQRQRDSAWQLRLDRWGRINWVDRQQSEEVVLKKEPATGFWKRVQVRLASLLPIEWLL; encoded by the coding sequence ATGACGCGACTTGAACGAGCGGTCGCACCTCTTTGTTCAAGCCATCCTGGTGAGTGTGGGATCCTTGCGCTGGGTGATGGCATGGATGCATTCGCCGCCCGTTACCGGTTAACTGAAATGGCAGAACGTACCCTGGATGTGCAGTATTACATTTGGGAAAACGACATGTCCGGGCGTTTGCTGTTTTCGGTGTTAATGGCAGCGGCGAATCGGGGTGTCCACGTTCGCCTGCTTTTAGATGATAACAACACCCCAGGCCTTGACGATACGCTCCAGTTGCTGGACAACCATCCTAATATTGAAGTCCGCCTGTTTAATCCGTTCTCGTTTCGCACGCTGCGTGTACTGGGATATTTAACCGATTTTGCGCGGCTGAACCGCCGTATGCACAACAAAAGCTATACGGCGGATGGGGTCATAACGCTGGTTGGCGGGCGAAACATTGGTGACGCCTATTTCGGTGCAGGGGAGGAGCCACTGTTTTCCGATCTTGACGTGATGGCCGTCGGTCCGGTGGTGAAAGAGGTGGCCGATGATTTTGAGCGTTACTGGCATTGTGGATCCGTTTCTACCCTGCAGGATGTGCTGGAACTGCCCGAACGCGAGCATCTTCACCATCTCGACTTCCCTGAATCCTGGTATAACGACGAGATGACTCGTCGTTACTTGAATAAACTGGAGACCAGCCAGTTTATGTCGCACCTTGATGGTGGTTCGCTGCCTTTGATTTGGGCGAAAACCCGGCTTCTTAGCGACGATCCTTCCAAAGGCGAAGGGAAAGCGCAGCGTCATTCGCTGCTGCCGCAACGCTTGTTTGATGTGATGGGCTCTCCGTCAAAGCGAATCGATATTATTTCAGCCTATTTTGTACCGACCCGCGCAGGCGTTATTCAACTGCTGCAACTGGTCAGAAAAGGCGTCAGGATAGCGATTCTGACCAATTCCCTGGCGGCGAATGATGTGGCGGTCGTCCATGCGGGTTATGCGCGCTGGCGCAAAAAATTGCTTCGCTACGGGATTGAACTGTATGAACTGAAACCGACCAACACACGTGACGCTGTGCTTCACGATCGCGGATTAACGGGAAACTCTGGCTCCAGCCTGCATGCAAAAACCTTCAGTATTGATGGTAATAAAGTGTTCATCGGCTCGCTTAATTTTGATCCCCGCTCGACGTTGCTGAATACCGAAATGGGCTTTGTGATAGAAAGTGAAACGCTGGCGTCGCTTATTCATGAGCGCTTTATACAACGGCAGCGCGATTCAGCCTGGCAACTGCGGCTGGATCGATGGGGGCGCATCAATTGGGTCGATCGCCAACAGAGCGAAGAGGTGGTTCTAAAAAAAGAACCCGCCACAGGATTCTGGAAGCGGGTTCAGGTGCGGCTGGCGTCGTTATTGCCGATTGAATGGTTGCTCTAA
- the csgA gene encoding curli major subunit CsgA encodes MKLFKVAAIAAIVVSGSALAGVVPQYGSGGNGGWPGHGDNGPNSHLSIYQYGGGNSAVALQSNAKNSDLTITQHGGGNGADVGQGSDDSSIDLLQKGFGNSATLDQWNGKDSTMSVKQFGGGNGALVDQTASGSDVTIKQVGFGNNASAQQY; translated from the coding sequence ATGAAACTTTTCAAAGTGGCAGCTATTGCAGCAATCGTAGTTTCTGGCAGTGCTCTGGCTGGTGTTGTTCCGCAATATGGTAGCGGCGGTAATGGTGGTTGGCCTGGACATGGCGACAACGGCCCGAATTCACATTTGAGCATTTACCAGTACGGTGGTGGTAACTCAGCTGTCGCCTTGCAATCTAATGCTAAAAACTCTGATCTGACGATTACTCAACACGGCGGCGGAAACGGTGCAGATGTTGGTCAGGGTTCCGATGACAGCTCTATCGATCTGCTGCAAAAAGGCTTCGGCAACAGCGCGACTCTCGACCAGTGGAACGGCAAAGACTCCACTATGTCTGTTAAACAGTTCGGTGGTGGTAACGGCGCGCTGGTGGATCAGACTGCTTCTGGCTCGGATGTGACCATCAAACAGGTTGGCTTTGGCAACAATGCGTCAGCCCAACAGTACTAA
- the csgG gene encoding curli production assembly/transport protein CsgG — MQRLLILVAVCLLSGCLTAPPKEAAKPTLMPRAQSYKDLTHLPMPTGKIFVSVYNIQDETGQFKPYPASNFSTAVPQSATAMLVTALKDSRWFVPLERQGLQNLLNERKIIRAAQENGTVAINNRIPLQSLTAANIMVEGSIIGYESNVKSGGVGARYFGIGADTQYQLDQIAVNLRVVNVSTGEILSSVNTSKTILSYEVQAGVFRFIDYQRLLEGEIGYTSNEPVMLCLMSAIETGVIFLINDGIDRGLWDLQNKTERQNDILVKYRHLSVPPES, encoded by the coding sequence ATGCAGCGCTTACTGATTTTGGTTGCCGTATGCTTACTGAGCGGATGCTTAACCGCCCCGCCTAAAGAAGCCGCTAAGCCGACATTAATGCCCCGTGCGCAAAGTTATAAAGACTTAACGCATTTGCCTATGCCGACAGGTAAGATTTTTGTCTCGGTTTACAATATCCAGGATGAAACCGGACAATTTAAACCTTATCCGGCAAGTAACTTCTCAACCGCTGTGCCCCAGAGTGCGACCGCCATGCTGGTGACGGCGCTGAAAGATTCTCGTTGGTTCGTCCCGCTGGAACGTCAGGGACTGCAAAACCTGCTGAACGAACGTAAAATCATTCGCGCAGCGCAAGAAAATGGCACCGTTGCCATCAATAACCGTATACCGCTGCAATCTCTGACTGCTGCGAATATCATGGTGGAAGGGTCGATCATTGGCTATGAAAGCAATGTGAAATCAGGTGGTGTGGGCGCCCGGTACTTTGGTATCGGTGCGGACACGCAATACCAGTTGGATCAAATTGCCGTCAACCTGCGCGTGGTTAACGTCAGTACCGGTGAGATCCTCTCCTCCGTAAACACCAGCAAGACCATACTTTCTTATGAAGTTCAGGCGGGGGTTTTCCGCTTCATCGATTATCAACGTCTGCTGGAAGGTGAAATTGGCTACACCTCTAACGAACCCGTCATGTTGTGTCTGATGTCTGCCATCGAAACAGGCGTTATCTTCCTGATCAATGACGGTATCGATCGCGGTTTGTGGGACCTGCAGAACAAAACTGAACGTCAGAACGACATTCTGGTGAAATATCGCCATCTGTCAGTCCCTCCGGAATCCTGA
- the ymdB gene encoding O-acetyl-ADP-ribose deacetylase: MKSRVHVLHGDITQVAVDVIVNAANSSLLGGGGVDGAIHRAAGPALLEACKKVRQQMGECPAGHAVITLAGDLPAKAVIHAVGPVWQGGEHREAELLGDAYLNSLQLALANGYSSIAFPAISTGAYGYPRAAAAEIAVKTVSEFLIRRALPDQVYFVCYDEENAHLYSRLLTQQGDEDTF, from the coding sequence ATGAAATCGCGTGTTCATGTTCTACACGGTGACATTACTCAGGTCGCTGTAGATGTGATCGTTAATGCCGCAAACTCTTCATTACTGGGGGGCGGGGGCGTTGATGGCGCAATTCACCGTGCCGCAGGCCCGGCACTGCTTGAAGCGTGCAAAAAAGTGAGGCAGCAGATGGGCGAGTGTCCTGCGGGGCATGCCGTTATCACCCTCGCGGGCGATCTCCCCGCGAAAGCCGTGATCCACGCCGTGGGCCCGGTCTGGCAGGGGGGGGAGCACCGTGAAGCTGAACTGCTGGGGGATGCATATCTGAATAGTCTGCAACTGGCGCTGGCCAACGGCTACAGCTCCATCGCGTTTCCTGCCATCAGCACCGGCGCTTATGGGTATCCGCGCGCCGCGGCGGCCGAGATCGCCGTGAAAACAGTGTCGGAATTTCTCATCCGTCGCGCCTTGCCTGATCAGGTGTACTTTGTTTGTTATGATGAAGAAAATGCTCACTTGTACTCACGCTTGCTGACGCAACAGGGCGATGAGGATACCTTCTGA
- the csgD gene encoding biofilm master transcriptional regulator CsgD, with the protein MFNEVHSIHGHTLLLITKPSLQATALLQHLKQSLALTGKLHNIQRSLDDISASCIVLLDMMEADKKLIHYWQDNLSRKNNNLKTLLLNTPDDYPYRDIENWPHINGVFYAAEDEERVVNGLQGVLRGECYFSQKLASYLITHSGNYRYNSTESALLTHREKEILNKLRIGASNIEIARSLFISENTVKTHLYNLFKKIAVKNRTQAVSWANDNLRR; encoded by the coding sequence ATGTTTAATGAAGTCCATAGTATTCATGGTCATACATTATTGTTGATCACTAAACCGTCCCTGCAAGCTACAGCCTTATTGCAACACTTAAAGCAATCTCTGGCGTTAACCGGAAAACTGCATAACATTCAGCGTTCTCTGGACGATATCTCTGCCAGCTGCATTGTTTTACTGGATATGATGGAAGCCGATAAAAAGCTTATCCATTACTGGCAAGACAACTTAAGCCGGAAAAACAACAATTTAAAAACATTATTGTTGAATACTCCCGACGATTATCCGTACAGGGATATTGAAAACTGGCCTCATATCAATGGCGTGTTTTACGCAGCAGAAGATGAAGAGCGTGTCGTAAACGGATTGCAAGGGGTCTTACGCGGTGAATGCTACTTTTCGCAGAAATTAGCCAGTTACCTGATAACGCATTCAGGAAACTATCGCTATAACAGCACAGAGTCGGCACTTCTCACTCATCGCGAAAAAGAGATCCTTAATAAGCTGCGTATCGGCGCGTCAAATATTGAAATCGCTCGTTCGCTGTTTATCAGCGAAAACACGGTCAAGACGCACCTTTATAATCTTTTCAAGAAGATAGCAGTCAAAAACCGAACACAAGCGGTTTCGTGGGCAAACGATAACCTCAGGCGGTAA